One Acetobacter ghanensis DNA window includes the following coding sequences:
- a CDS encoding NAD-dependent succinate-semialdehyde dehydrogenase, protein MSETPINTQLLIAGQWQDAADGRTLPILDPSNGELIGKVAHASVADLDKTVAGAAAGYDAWRNLTAWDRYTIMRRAAELLRERADAIGRIMSREQGKPLAQAVIEINAAAGVIEYFGEEGRRLNDELVPARAPFVEQRVLHRPIGVVAAFTPWNFPINQIARKLGAALGAGCGVIVKAPEDTPASPAELIRCFCDAGIPAGAVSLVYGTPAEISEYLIAHPVVRKISFTGSTPVGKHLAALAGAQMKPVTMELGGHGPVIVCRDADLDQAAERVAAAKFRNAGQVCIAPTRFLLHKDIASAFIEKFKAQMSALKIGCGLDEGVTMGPLINERRVKALTELVEDARAKGAELWQPDTALPNKGFFFPPTLVLKPTLDMRVMQEEPFGPIAIMDEFSELADAVKEANRLPYGLAAYVYTRCERTERLLGEKLEAGMVAINHHGIGTPEVPFGGIKDSGYGTEGGPAALRAHTIIKLVSSLHERPNF, encoded by the coding sequence ATGTCAGAAACACCAATCAACACCCAGCTTCTGATCGCAGGACAATGGCAGGATGCGGCCGATGGGCGCACGCTCCCCATTCTGGACCCTTCCAATGGTGAACTTATTGGCAAGGTTGCCCATGCCTCCGTTGCTGATCTGGATAAAACGGTCGCTGGAGCCGCCGCAGGTTATGACGCATGGCGTAACCTGACCGCATGGGACCGTTATACAATCATGCGTCGGGCCGCGGAACTATTGCGTGAGCGCGCGGATGCCATTGGCCGGATTATGAGCCGTGAACAGGGCAAACCGCTGGCGCAGGCTGTTATTGAAATTAATGCAGCGGCTGGGGTTATTGAATATTTTGGGGAAGAAGGCCGCCGCCTGAATGATGAGCTGGTGCCTGCCCGTGCGCCGTTTGTTGAGCAGCGTGTGCTGCACCGCCCAATTGGTGTTGTGGCGGCTTTTACGCCGTGGAACTTCCCCATTAACCAGATTGCCCGCAAGCTGGGTGCCGCTCTGGGTGCTGGGTGTGGTGTTATTGTCAAAGCGCCGGAAGATACGCCAGCCTCCCCGGCAGAACTTATCCGGTGTTTTTGTGATGCCGGTATTCCGGCTGGCGCTGTTTCTCTGGTTTATGGAACTCCAGCAGAAATTTCCGAATATCTGATTGCCCACCCCGTTGTGCGCAAAATTTCCTTTACTGGTTCAACCCCCGTGGGCAAGCATCTGGCCGCACTGGCGGGTGCGCAGATGAAGCCGGTTACCATGGAACTGGGGGGGCATGGCCCGGTTATTGTGTGCCGGGATGCGGATCTGGACCAGGCGGCCGAACGCGTTGCCGCGGCCAAGTTCCGCAATGCGGGACAAGTCTGTATCGCTCCAACGCGCTTCTTGCTGCATAAGGACATTGCCTCGGCCTTTATTGAAAAGTTCAAGGCCCAGATGAGCGCGCTTAAAATCGGCTGCGGTCTGGACGAGGGTGTGACCATGGGGCCGCTTATTAACGAGCGGCGCGTCAAAGCCCTGACCGAGCTGGTGGAGGACGCCCGCGCCAAAGGTGCAGAACTGTGGCAGCCGGATACGGCACTCCCCAACAAGGGCTTCTTCTTCCCGCCCACGCTTGTACTCAAGCCCACGCTGGATATGCGTGTCATGCAGGAAGAACCATTTGGCCCGATTGCCATTATGGATGAGTTTTCCGAACTGGCGGATGCGGTCAAGGAAGCCAACCGCCTGCCTTACGGCTTGGCGGCATATGTTTACACGCGTTGTGAGCGTACCGAGCGCCTGCTGGGTGAAAAGCTTGAAGCCGGTATGGTGGCCATTAACCACCATGGTATTGGCACGCCGGAAGTGCCGTTTGGCGGGATCAAGGATTCTGGTTATGGCACGGAGGGTGGCCCGGCTGCTTTGCGCGCGCATACCATTATCAAGCTGGTTTCCAGCCTGCATGAACGGCCTAATTTCTAA
- a CDS encoding DUF2946 domain-containing protein, with product MSRRNPIIRALLLWPLVMVTLTGLLGLMALQSLSLPDELPRATLMRITGIDIAPRMAQAAQPSHCTTMHSAMHHLHCMASAQKHQPAHPTHHHDEASCPLCPLLAFFATLPAIFLLLPAPVLHWIRRGSAASAPRAPPTCVLGLPPSRGPPSSLLQAF from the coding sequence ATGTCCCGTCGCAACCCCATTATTCGCGCGCTGCTTCTATGGCCGCTGGTCATGGTGACGTTGACGGGCCTGCTGGGGCTGATGGCACTTCAGTCACTCTCCCTGCCGGATGAACTACCCCGTGCAACGCTTATGCGCATCACGGGCATAGATATTGCACCCCGCATGGCGCAGGCGGCCCAACCGTCGCACTGCACCACCATGCACAGTGCCATGCACCACCTGCACTGCATGGCCAGCGCACAAAAGCATCAGCCAGCGCATCCAACCCACCATCATGATGAGGCAAGCTGCCCGCTTTGCCCATTGCTGGCATTTTTTGCAACACTCCCGGCAATCTTCCTGCTTCTGCCAGCCCCCGTTCTGCACTGGATCCGCCGTGGCAGCGCTGCCTCTGCTCCGCGCGCACCCCCTACCTGCGTTCTGGGACTTCCTCCTTCACGCGGACCACCATCCTCCCTGCTTCAGGCTTTCTGA
- a CDS encoding energy transducer TonB codes for MAQQRPAMQHDMQHSKAEVQSNALPTAMGKTTGPARAKADVAPTGGQAAAPASTAAAGQKGSFQLSCSVPEAHYPVSARHLHEEGEAVAEVSINEKGQVIAARLVKSTGYDDLDDQALETVKNLHCTAPASTVVTGRIPVGFHIQ; via the coding sequence ATGGCACAGCAACGGCCCGCCATGCAGCATGATATGCAGCACAGCAAGGCGGAGGTTCAGTCGAACGCCCTCCCCACGGCTATGGGAAAAACAACAGGGCCAGCACGTGCCAAAGCGGATGTGGCCCCAACAGGTGGGCAAGCTGCTGCGCCTGCCAGCACCGCGGCAGCCGGTCAGAAGGGGAGCTTTCAGCTATCCTGTTCTGTGCCAGAGGCCCATTACCCCGTCTCGGCCCGGCATCTTCACGAGGAGGGCGAGGCCGTGGCTGAAGTCAGCATTAATGAAAAAGGGCAGGTTATTGCTGCCAGACTGGTCAAAAGCACCGGGTATGATGATTTGGATGATCAGGCGTTAGAAACCGTAAAAAATCTGCACTGCACGGCTCCGGCGTCCACGGTGGTAACCGGGCGTATCCCGGTTGGCTTTCATATCCAGTAA
- a CDS encoding GntT/GntP/DsdX family permease has protein sequence MSSLFAFMLVALAIVAIILMITCLRLNPFIVLMMVSIITALGAGMSAEQAVGAFEAGAGHVLGHVGIVIALGTMLGKMLTESGGADQIALTVSAWTGRRYADWAMMVIGLLVGLPVFFEIGFVLLIPIAFVLAARTNTPLLRIALPMCAALSVTHALIPPHPAALLAVDAYQANIGKCILLGLLVGVPVSIVAGPVFGRFAARHVQLTEDNPLAAQFVSKEPPAHLPGFGVTVLTILLPVLLMLGGSMADSMTLAGSGLNTFLHCVGNTDIALILATLLSFYTLGLARGFTRETVLQFSTECLGPTALIMLLVGAGGGFSHVLVQSGVSHAITNMALGVHMPLLLLAWLLAAVVRVACGSATVSMATSSGIVGPILLHAHNVSPELMVIATGAGSVAFGPMSDAGFWQIKEYLGLTVPQALKTWSVVETLIAVLGLVLCLCLSLVI, from the coding sequence ATGAGTTCGTTATTTGCATTCATGCTTGTTGCCTTGGCGATTGTGGCAATCATCCTCATGATTACCTGCCTGCGGCTTAATCCGTTTATTGTTCTGATGATGGTTTCAATCATAACCGCGTTAGGTGCGGGTATGTCCGCCGAGCAGGCCGTAGGTGCGTTTGAAGCCGGAGCGGGCCATGTTCTGGGGCATGTGGGTATTGTGATTGCTCTGGGCACAATGCTCGGAAAAATGCTGACGGAATCCGGTGGTGCAGATCAGATTGCCCTTACTGTTTCTGCTTGGACCGGGCGCAGATACGCAGACTGGGCCATGATGGTGATTGGCCTGCTGGTAGGATTGCCCGTTTTTTTTGAAATCGGGTTTGTGCTCCTGATTCCCATAGCTTTTGTGCTGGCTGCGCGCACCAATACACCGCTGTTGCGTATTGCTTTACCCATGTGTGCTGCACTTTCGGTCACACATGCGCTCATTCCCCCACATCCGGCAGCTTTGCTGGCCGTGGATGCATATCAGGCCAATATCGGAAAATGTATTCTCCTTGGTTTGCTGGTTGGGGTGCCTGTAAGTATTGTGGCTGGGCCTGTTTTTGGTCGTTTTGCCGCCCGCCATGTGCAACTGACTGAGGACAATCCGCTTGCTGCGCAGTTTGTTAGCAAGGAGCCGCCTGCCCATCTGCCGGGGTTTGGGGTTACAGTTCTGACAATCCTTTTGCCTGTCCTGCTCATGTTGGGGGGCTCCATGGCAGATAGCATGACCCTTGCAGGCAGTGGGTTGAACACTTTTCTGCATTGTGTGGGAAACACGGATATTGCCCTTATTCTGGCAACACTGCTGTCTTTTTACACACTAGGGTTGGCGCGGGGTTTTACGCGTGAGACGGTTTTGCAGTTTTCGACTGAATGTCTGGGGCCTACCGCACTGATCATGCTGCTGGTCGGGGCCGGAGGCGGGTTTAGCCATGTTTTGGTGCAAAGTGGAGTATCCCACGCCATTACGAATATGGCGTTGGGGGTGCATATGCCGCTTTTGCTGCTGGCATGGTTGCTGGCGGCGGTTGTGCGGGTTGCCTGTGGGTCTGCTACGGTCTCCATGGCTACGTCGTCAGGTATTGTGGGGCCTATTTTACTGCACGCTCATAACGTTTCGCCCGAACTGATGGTCATTGCGACCGGTGCTGGGTCGGTTGCGTTTGGGCCTATGAGTGATGCTGGGTTCTGGCAGATAAAAGAATATTTGGGCCTTACCGTCCCGCAGGCACTGAAGACATGGTCAGTTGTAGAGACGCTTATTGCGGTTTTGGGGCTGGTTTTGTGCTTATGCCTGTCTCTTGTCATATAA
- a CDS encoding aldehyde dehydrogenase family protein, whose product MSVNQAPPYKTRYENYIGGKWKAPVKGIYMQNASPIDGRILCEVPQSSAEDIECALDAAHAAFPSWARTPAAERAGLLLKAADRMEANLNLLARAETWDNGKPIRETITADIPLAVDHFRYFAGCLRAQEGTLSEITDTTIAYHFHEPLGVVGQIIPWNFPILMGAWKLAPALAAGNCVVMKPAETTPASILVLMELIGDLFPAGVLNIVNGLGRDVGAALSTSPRIAKIAFTGSTPTGKMIAHAAAENLIPATLELGGKSPNIFFADVMDQDDDYLDKALEGFAMFALNQGQICSCPSRALVHEAIYDRFIERALPRIKAIRQGNPLDPNTMMGAQNSTMQQQKILDYIAIGKSEGAQLLTGGGKPDLGTELNNGCYVQPTVFHGNNQMRIFQEEIFGPVLAVTTFKTEVEALAIANDTPFGLGSGVWSRNANTCYRMGRGLEAGRVWINCYHVYPAHAAFGGYKKSGIGRETHKMVLEHYQQTKNMLVSYSEKKLGFF is encoded by the coding sequence ATGAGCGTCAATCAGGCCCCTCCTTATAAAACCCGTTATGAAAATTATATTGGCGGAAAGTGGAAAGCGCCCGTCAAAGGCATTTACATGCAAAATGCCTCTCCCATAGACGGGCGTATTCTTTGCGAAGTTCCCCAATCCAGCGCTGAAGATATAGAGTGTGCGCTGGATGCGGCCCACGCTGCTTTTCCATCATGGGCGCGCACACCCGCCGCCGAACGGGCGGGCCTGCTCCTTAAGGCCGCTGACCGCATGGAAGCGAACCTGAACCTGCTGGCCCGCGCGGAAACATGGGATAACGGCAAACCAATCCGCGAAACGATAACCGCTGACATTCCACTTGCCGTTGACCATTTCCGCTATTTTGCAGGCTGTCTCCGTGCGCAGGAAGGCACGCTGAGCGAGATAACGGACACAACCATTGCCTACCATTTTCATGAACCCTTAGGCGTAGTGGGACAGATTATTCCATGGAACTTCCCCATTCTCATGGGCGCATGGAAGCTGGCCCCAGCACTGGCCGCAGGGAATTGCGTGGTCATGAAACCCGCAGAAACTACGCCAGCCAGCATACTTGTGCTTATGGAACTGATTGGTGATCTTTTTCCCGCAGGCGTGCTCAACATTGTTAACGGTCTGGGACGGGACGTGGGAGCGGCTCTTTCCACAAGTCCACGCATTGCCAAAATTGCCTTCACCGGGTCCACGCCAACCGGCAAAATGATCGCCCATGCCGCAGCCGAAAACCTGATTCCGGCCACACTGGAACTGGGAGGGAAATCTCCCAATATCTTTTTTGCCGATGTGATGGATCAGGATGATGATTATCTGGACAAAGCTCTGGAAGGCTTTGCCATGTTTGCCCTCAATCAAGGGCAAATCTGCTCCTGCCCCAGCCGTGCACTGGTGCATGAAGCCATTTATGACCGCTTTATTGAACGTGCGTTGCCACGCATCAAAGCCATTCGCCAAGGCAACCCACTAGACCCCAACACCATGATGGGGGCGCAGAACTCCACCATGCAGCAACAGAAAATTCTGGATTACATTGCTATTGGCAAAAGCGAAGGGGCGCAGTTGCTTACCGGCGGTGGCAAGCCAGACCTTGGTACGGAACTCAACAACGGGTGCTACGTCCAACCCACGGTTTTCCACGGCAATAACCAGATGCGCATTTTTCAGGAAGAAATTTTTGGGCCTGTGCTGGCGGTCACGACCTTTAAAACAGAGGTAGAAGCCCTCGCCATTGCCAACGATACCCCCTTTGGCCTTGGCTCCGGTGTGTGGTCACGCAATGCCAACACCTGCTACCGCATGGGCCGCGGCCTGGAAGCCGGGCGGGTATGGATTAACTGTTACCACGTTTACCCAGCCCATGCGGCGTTTGGTGGCTACAAAAAATCAGGCATCGGGCGCGAAACACACAAAATGGTTCTGGAACATTACCAGCAGACCAAAAACATGCTGGTCAGCTACAGCGAAAAAAAGCTCGGTTTCTTTTAA
- a CDS encoding mannose-1-phosphate guanylyltransferase/mannose-6-phosphate isomerase has protein sequence MVGSKEGSYGGAGDTTVVPVILSGGAGSRLWPVSRGSFPKQFWSLLTNFTLLQDTALRGQSRGLTNPVVVCNGEHRFIIAEQLRDVGIQDARIILEPEGRNSAPAIAAAAFVVAEQNPDAVLWVMAADAAIEDEPKLHVALDHAVMAAKAGYVVTFGMTPTRPETGYGYIEQGHPIPDLPGVYKVSRFVEKPDKDKAEAFLAQGGYLWNSGMFVVRAQTFLSEIERYEPALYATVREAVEKRKTDMDFQRLDPESFCKSPDISVDYAVAERTDMAAVVPGSFGWSDVGSWDTLWDLGQKDAQGNVTHGHVVLEDVSQSYVRTDGMLAAVLGVDGLVVVATQDAVLVASKDRAQDVKTLVQRLKKDKASQADTHRMTYRPWGHYEALTEGHRFQVKKIVVRPGQKLSLQKHYHRAEHWVVVEGTALVTRGDEQVIVRENESIYLPLGTMHRLENPGRIPVTLIEVQSGPYLGEDDIVRFEDIYSRTV, from the coding sequence ATGGTTGGTAGCAAAGAGGGCTCCTATGGCGGAGCAGGGGATACCACGGTTGTGCCAGTTATCCTTTCTGGCGGTGCGGGCAGCCGGTTATGGCCTGTCTCCCGCGGGAGTTTTCCCAAGCAGTTCTGGTCTTTGCTTACCAATTTTACGCTTTTGCAGGATACGGCTTTACGGGGGCAGTCCAGAGGGCTGACAAATCCGGTTGTTGTATGCAATGGCGAACATCGGTTTATTATTGCGGAACAGCTCCGCGATGTTGGCATACAGGATGCCCGGATTATTCTGGAGCCCGAAGGGCGTAATTCAGCGCCAGCTATTGCCGCCGCCGCGTTTGTTGTGGCCGAACAAAACCCCGATGCCGTGTTGTGGGTGATGGCTGCGGATGCGGCCATAGAAGATGAACCCAAACTGCATGTGGCGTTGGACCATGCCGTTATGGCCGCCAAAGCAGGCTATGTGGTTACATTCGGTATGACTCCTACAAGGCCGGAAACGGGTTACGGTTATATTGAGCAGGGCCATCCTATTCCTGATCTGCCGGGGGTGTACAAAGTCAGCCGGTTTGTGGAAAAGCCGGATAAAGACAAGGCGGAAGCATTTCTGGCGCAGGGTGGTTATTTGTGGAATTCGGGCATGTTTGTTGTGCGTGCACAAACATTTTTGTCCGAAATAGAACGTTATGAACCCGCTCTGTATGCCACTGTCCGCGAGGCTGTTGAAAAACGTAAGACAGATATGGATTTTCAACGCCTTGACCCCGAGAGTTTCTGTAAATCTCCTGATATTTCGGTCGATTATGCTGTAGCGGAGCGGACGGACATGGCCGCAGTTGTGCCGGGTAGTTTTGGCTGGTCGGATGTAGGAAGCTGGGACACTCTGTGGGATCTGGGGCAAAAGGACGCACAAGGGAATGTGACGCACGGACATGTTGTGCTGGAGGATGTCAGCCAGTCCTATGTCCGCACAGATGGTATGCTGGCTGCTGTGCTGGGGGTGGATGGTCTGGTCGTTGTGGCAACGCAGGATGCAGTTCTGGTTGCTAGCAAGGATCGGGCGCAGGATGTGAAAACACTTGTGCAGAGACTAAAAAAAGACAAAGCCTCACAGGCGGATACGCATCGTATGACCTACCGTCCTTGGGGGCATTACGAGGCGCTGACGGAAGGCCACCGTTTTCAGGTCAAGAAAATTGTCGTCAGGCCCGGTCAGAAACTCTCTTTACAAAAACACTATCATCGTGCCGAACATTGGGTGGTGGTCGAAGGTACCGCGCTTGTGACCCGTGGTGACGAGCAGGTTATTGTGCGGGAGAATGAGAGCATCTATCTACCTTTGGGGACCATGCACAGGTTGGAAAATCCTGGCCGTATTCCCGTAACTTTGATTGAGGTGCAGTCAGGGCCGTACCTTGGTGAAGATGATATTGTTCGGTTTGAAGATATTTATAGCCGGACGGTTTGA
- a CDS encoding FAD-binding oxidoreductase, protein MQSISFVPHAAGRVTAVLAQLKDYLGEKVSTNQSVCEAHSHGEALELARLPAGVVFAETTEDVSTVLALCHAAYVPVVAFGAGTSVEGHVTPPEHAVSLDLSRMTAVLQVNAADMDCRVQAGLTRQELNVRLRDTGLFFPVDPGGEATLGGMCATRASGTAAVHYGTIKENVLGLTVVMANGEVIKTGGRVRKSSTGYDLTSLFIGSEGTLGIITEVQLRLHGIPEQLSAAICQFENLEDAVRTAVEIIQAGVPIARVELMDDVQMAASIRYSGLDELRPITTLFFEFAGGPASVREQIEVTEALATENNGLGFAWADTPDERNRLWKARHNAFWAAKALSPGARVISTDCIVPISRLTDLIVGVKADIQVSGLQAAILGHVGDGNFHTLIMTEDSAAGHAKALELDRKIVARALALDGSCSGEHGVGVGKLEFLEQEHGEPALGVMRTLKMALDPRNILNPGKLLPEGLAYIG, encoded by the coding sequence ATGCAGAGTATTTCTTTTGTTCCCCATGCAGCGGGGCGTGTTACTGCTGTTTTGGCACAATTGAAGGATTATCTGGGGGAAAAAGTTTCCACCAATCAGTCTGTGTGTGAGGCACACAGTCATGGTGAAGCGTTGGAACTGGCACGTTTGCCCGCCGGTGTTGTATTTGCTGAAACAACGGAAGATGTTTCAACCGTTCTCGCACTCTGCCACGCTGCGTATGTTCCTGTCGTGGCGTTTGGAGCGGGGACTTCGGTCGAGGGGCATGTTACGCCGCCCGAACACGCAGTGAGCCTTGACCTGTCCCGCATGACGGCAGTTTTGCAGGTTAATGCCGCGGATATGGACTGCCGTGTGCAGGCCGGTTTGACCCGGCAGGAACTGAATGTTCGCCTACGGGATACAGGGTTGTTTTTCCCTGTTGATCCGGGTGGTGAGGCGACTTTGGGGGGTATGTGTGCGACCCGTGCATCTGGCACCGCAGCCGTGCATTACGGAACGATAAAGGAAAATGTGCTTGGTTTGACTGTCGTCATGGCAAATGGCGAAGTTATAAAAACAGGTGGACGGGTTCGGAAATCTTCTACCGGATATGATCTGACGTCCCTGTTTATCGGTTCGGAAGGCACGTTGGGCATTATTACGGAAGTCCAGTTGCGCCTGCATGGGATTCCTGAGCAGCTTTCTGCCGCAATCTGTCAGTTTGAAAATCTGGAAGACGCGGTACGCACGGCTGTGGAAATTATTCAGGCTGGTGTGCCAATTGCGCGTGTGGAACTGATGGATGATGTGCAGATGGCCGCCAGTATCCGTTATTCCGGTCTGGATGAACTCCGCCCGATTACGACATTGTTTTTTGAGTTCGCGGGTGGCCCAGCCTCCGTGCGCGAACAGATTGAGGTAACAGAAGCTCTGGCCACGGAGAATAATGGGCTGGGGTTTGCTTGGGCAGACACGCCAGATGAGCGCAACCGGTTATGGAAGGCGCGACATAACGCCTTCTGGGCTGCCAAAGCTCTGTCGCCGGGGGCGCGGGTTATCAGTACTGATTGTATTGTCCCTATTTCCCGTCTGACAGACCTGATTGTGGGCGTTAAGGCCGATATTCAAGTATCTGGTTTGCAAGCTGCTATTCTGGGCCATGTCGGCGACGGCAATTTTCATACCCTCATCATGACGGAAGATAGTGCAGCAGGGCACGCAAAGGCATTGGAGCTTGACCGCAAGATTGTCGCGCGGGCGCTGGCGCTTGATGGGTCATGCAGTGGTGAGCACGGCGTTGGTGTTGGTAAGCTTGAGTTTCTGGAGCAGGAACATGGGGAGCCTGCTTTGGGAGTGATGAGAACATTAAAGATGGCGCTCGACCCTCGTAATATTCTCAACCCCGGTAAACTCCTGCCGGAAGGGTTGGCCTATATCGGCTAG
- a CDS encoding MetQ/NlpA family ABC transporter substrate-binding protein: MVSSVLSRRFILAGGVAFAYALAGRTAQAASQVVRVGIMAGEDEDVWPVVAANAAKDGLELRLITFSDYNAPNEALAEHELDANAFQHGPFLDAQNKAKGYTIVPVGHTYVAPIGLYSTRWKSVEALPDKAVIGVPNDPTNEGRALLLLQKLGLIKLAADAGNTPTALDITENPRNISIRELDAGVVGRALTDLDAAVINTDWAKKVGVDIEKTRIAQEATENNPYTCIIAVNEADKSAPWVAKLVNAYQQPNVRQALDKAFHGAVLPSWP; the protein is encoded by the coding sequence ATGGTTTCTTCCGTTCTTTCCCGCCGGTTTATACTGGCAGGCGGTGTTGCCTTTGCATACGCTCTGGCTGGTCGTACTGCCCAAGCCGCGTCTCAGGTCGTGCGTGTCGGTATTATGGCAGGGGAGGATGAGGACGTCTGGCCCGTTGTGGCAGCTAACGCGGCCAAGGATGGGCTGGAACTCAGACTGATAACCTTCTCAGATTATAACGCACCGAACGAAGCGTTGGCGGAGCATGAACTGGATGCCAATGCCTTCCAGCATGGCCCTTTTCTGGATGCCCAGAATAAGGCGAAAGGCTACACGATTGTGCCGGTCGGGCATACCTATGTCGCCCCCATTGGCTTGTATTCAACGCGTTGGAAATCTGTTGAAGCGCTGCCGGATAAGGCCGTGATCGGGGTGCCCAATGACCCGACAAACGAGGGGCGGGCCCTGTTGCTGCTGCAAAAGCTGGGGCTTATCAAGCTTGCGGCTGACGCTGGGAATACGCCAACTGCACTGGATATTACCGAAAACCCACGTAATATCAGTATTCGTGAGCTGGATGCCGGTGTAGTCGGGCGCGCGTTAACCGATTTGGATGCAGCGGTTATCAACACCGACTGGGCCAAGAAGGTGGGCGTTGATATTGAAAAAACACGTATTGCGCAGGAAGCGACGGAAAATAATCCGTATACGTGCATTATTGCCGTAAACGAGGCTGATAAGTCGGCTCCTTGGGTTGCCAAACTGGTTAATGCTTACCAGCAGCCCAATGTGCGGCAGGCTCTGGACAAGGCATTCCATGGCGCTGTGTTGCCATCGTGGCCATGA
- a CDS encoding methionine ABC transporter ATP-binding protein, which translates to MNLLEVERLNRSFGGQAALHDISFTVGKGSRLGIIGRSGAGKSTLLRCLSGLDRPQSGRILLEGEDMASLPEARLVLLRRRIGLVFQHFNLLTSRTVAANVALPLEIARMPKEQRHKRVAELLDLVGLADHANKYPSMLSGGQKQRIGIARALAAHPALLLCDEATSALDPETTEAILALLADINRVLGLTIVFITHEMDVVRRLAQQVLVLEKGRIVGRGTPSDILDANQLESILPTNLSQTPLDGSHAIVRLTVTAQAMFTPLLQTLEQQCQAKFSLLHTLPATEGEGLLDVVVQTDGLSVSTMNALQAHACAAEVIGYVPAYS; encoded by the coding sequence ATGAACCTTCTGGAAGTCGAACGTCTTAACCGGTCCTTTGGTGGACAGGCTGCCCTGCACGATATTTCCTTTACCGTGGGTAAGGGGAGCAGGTTGGGTATTATCGGGCGTTCAGGGGCTGGTAAATCCACCCTTTTGCGTTGCCTTAGCGGTTTGGACCGCCCCCAGTCTGGCAGAATTCTGCTGGAAGGGGAGGATATGGCGAGCCTGCCGGAAGCCAGACTTGTGCTACTGCGGCGCAGGATCGGGCTGGTTTTTCAGCACTTCAATCTGCTGACATCCCGCACAGTTGCGGCCAATGTGGCTTTGCCGCTGGAAATTGCCCGTATGCCCAAAGAGCAGCGGCATAAGCGTGTGGCCGAACTGCTGGATCTGGTCGGGTTGGCGGACCATGCCAATAAATACCCGTCCATGCTTTCTGGCGGACAAAAGCAGCGTATCGGTATTGCTCGTGCTTTGGCGGCACATCCGGCCCTGTTGTTGTGTGATGAGGCGACCTCGGCGCTAGACCCGGAAACAACAGAGGCCATTCTTGCGCTTCTGGCCGACATTAATCGTGTGCTTGGCCTGACCATTGTTTTTATTACGCACGAAATGGACGTTGTACGTCGCTTGGCGCAACAGGTTCTGGTATTGGAAAAAGGCCGGATTGTTGGCCGTGGCACACCGTCCGATATTCTGGATGCCAACCAGTTGGAATCCATTCTGCCCACTAACCTGAGCCAAACCCCATTGGATGGTAGCCATGCCATAGTGCGGCTGACGGTTACTGCACAAGCCATGTTTACGCCATTGCTGCAAACGCTGGAGCAGCAGTGTCAGGCCAAGTTTTCCCTGCTGCACACGTTGCCCGCAACCGAAGGGGAAGGGCTGCTGGATGTGGTTGTGCAGACTGATGGCCTTTCTGTTTCCACCATGAATGCTCTTCAGGCTCATGCCTGTGCGGCCGAGGTAATTGGTTATGTCCCGGCTTATTCTTAA
- a CDS encoding methionine ABC transporter permease, whose translation MSRLILNLLWQATAQTLEMVLASGLLAVAGGLPLAVLLVLTAPTGLYPLPLLSRTLGAIVDAVRAVPFIILLVLLIPFTRMVVGTALGTTAAIVPLSIAAIPYFARIAEVSLREVDAGLVDAVRAMGGTRWMVVRYVLLPESLPGLISGFTVTLVTLVGASAMAGAIGAGGLGDLAIRYGYQRFNTTVMLGVVAVLVVLVMLLQGAGNLLAQYLRHTQPAGRN comes from the coding sequence ATGTCCCGGCTTATTCTTAATCTGCTCTGGCAAGCCACAGCCCAAACTTTGGAAATGGTTCTGGCCTCAGGACTGCTGGCTGTTGCAGGTGGTCTGCCTTTGGCTGTGCTGCTTGTGCTGACTGCGCCAACGGGGCTTTATCCCTTGCCGCTTCTTTCCCGCACATTAGGTGCGATTGTGGATGCTGTGCGGGCGGTACCATTTATTATTCTGCTCGTCCTATTGATTCCTTTTACACGGATGGTTGTTGGCACGGCTCTGGGTACAACGGCAGCCATTGTTCCCCTGTCCATTGCGGCTATTCCGTATTTTGCCCGTATTGCTGAAGTTTCCCTGCGGGAAGTGGATGCAGGGCTGGTGGATGCCGTACGGGCCATGGGAGGAACACGGTGGATGGTCGTGCGCTATGTCTTGTTGCCAGAGAGCCTACCGGGGTTGATTTCCGGCTTTACAGTCACGTTGGTGACCCTTGTGGGAGCATCGGCTATGGCGGGCGCTATTGGTGCCGGTGGGCTGGGTGATCTGGCAATCCGTTATGGGTACCAGCGGTTTAATACCACTGTCATGCTGGGAGTTGTGGCGGTTCTGGTTGTTCTGGTCATGCTGTTGCAGGGGGCGGGTAATTTGCTGGCGCAGTATTTACGGCACACGCAGCCTGCTGGCAGGAATTGA